CTCTGTGTAATTCAGGAAGACCGTATATTGCCTTTTTTAGAGTTAGTGGAAATTTATGATTTGTTTTATACCATTCTTTATATGTTTTTACTGATTTGAGCCTGTAATCAGCGGATAGGTCTATTACTTTTTTATTGTTTTTGAAAAAAAAGTCTACTGCTTCCTGCGAGGTTCCGTGAGGCAAGGCCATGAAAAACAGGTCAGCTTTGTTCAGCAGTTTCTTCCTGTCAAGATTTTCGTATTTAAGATCTGTAAACCCTTTAAGATGCGGAAAAATATCTTTTACGCATTTGCCTGCGGATTTTTCTGAAGTTACAGCGGTTATTTCGACAAAAGGATGGTTCAAAAGGAGACGAATCAATTCGCCTCCTGTATATCCACTGCCTCCACAGATAGCAATTCTTAGCATAGATAAATCGTCCGTGATAGAGACATCAAATTAATGAAAAAACTATCATTAATTCCTGAGAAATTATCTCTTTGAGAACTGGAATCTCTTTCTTGCGCCCTTCTGGCCGTACTTCTTTCTTTCTTTCTCTCTAGGGTCTCTTGTAAGAAATCCTTCTTTTTTAAGCTTCAGCCTGAAGTCGCTGTCTATAGATATAAGTGCACGAGCTATTCCATGCCTTAAAGCACCAGCCTGTCCGGTAAGACCACCGCCTACAACTTTTGCAACAACATCATATTTGCCAACCATACCTGTAAGTTCAAGCGGCTGCCTTATCATCATCTGCAGTGTTTCACGCGGGAAGTATGAAGCCAAAGGCTTGTCATTTACAGTAATCTGGCCTTTGCCATGATACATGTCTACTCTTGCAATCGATGATTTCCTTCTGCCTGTGGTGTTATATTTTATTTCTGCCATTAAAAAAACTCCTTATTGTAAAGTCTCTGGTTTCTGAGCCTTATGTGGATGCTCGCTTCCCTTATAAACCTTCAATTTCTTTATAATCATCCTGCCAAGCCTGTTTTTTGGAAGCATTCCCCATACAGCGTCAATAATTACCTGCTCAGGTTTTGTGTCAAGTCTCTTTTTTAGAGGCACTGCCTTAATGCCTCCTGGATATCCGCTGTGATGATAGTAAATCTTGTCTTCAAGTTTGTTGCCTGTCACTTTAATTTTTGCCGCATTAACTACAACTACAAAATCTCCCGTATCCACATTAGGAGTGAACACAGCCTTGTTCTTGCCTCTTAGGTAATTGGCAACTTTCACTGCAAGTCTGCCAAGGATTAACTCCTTTGCATCCACAATATACCATTTTTTCTCATTATCTGTTTTCTTAGCAAATTTTGTTTTCATCTGTTCACTCACCTTCCAAAATATAATCCCTTTCTCTTTTAAAGAACTAGAGATTTTAATAGAAAATCTAGCAAATTGTCAATATGTATGATCATCTATGATAAAATCATCCTAAAAGAGTTGAAAGCATAATGTTCATATTCTTATTCTTAATCTTTTAAATCTTTATCAGTTCTATCAGCCCTATTAAAAATATGCGATAATTTTATACAATATACAAATGTCTGATAAAGCGTCGATAATAAAAGAAGCACAGAAATATCTTGCCCGCGGGCAGGTTGATAAGGCCATCATTGAATGGGAAAAACTAAGCAAAGAATTCCCTGATGGAAATACATTCAATACTATTGGAGATCTGTATCTTAAAAAAAATGACAAGTCTCACGCAGTAGAATCATTTCATAAAGCAGCCCGCTATTTCAGGAATGAAGGTTTTTCCTTAAAGGCCTTAGCTCTTTACAAAAAGATTTTAAATTTAAACCCAGCAAATACCGATGCACTTTTTGCGCTCGGCGAACTTAGTGAAGAAAAGGGAATATCAACTGATGCAATAAAATACTACCTGACATGCGCCGATATACTTTCTAAGGAAGGCAAGAAAAGTGCAATTCTAAAAACTTACGATAAAATACTTAACCTGTCTCCTTCAAATATTCCGCTAAGAACCAAAGTTGCTGAACTATTCTTAAAAGAGGGGCTTAGTGTAGAAGCAGCAAAAGAATATCTCAGCATCGCAAGACTTCACGAAGACAAAGAAGATTTCAGCAATACTGAAAAATACTTCAAAAAAACACTCGAAATAAATCCCGGCAACAAAGAGGCAATGTCCGGACTTAGCGCTCTGGCTGAGAAAACAGGCGATTCAAAAAAATCGGCAGATTATTTAAAAGATGCGCTTGAAATCTCTCCTGATGACCTTGAACTTAACCTTAAATATTCTGAACAGATGATTGCTCAGGGGAAACAATCATCTGCAATCTCATACCTTAATAAAGTGCTTCAGGCAGAACCAACAAATATTAAGGCCAGAAAACTAATGGGTGAACTTTACCTTAAAGAAGGCGACAAACAAAAAGCATGGGGAGAATACAGCAGAATAATTGATGAAATAATATTCAGCGAAAAAACTGAGGAAGCAATCGAGATACTGAATAATTTCAAAGACACAGAACCTGTTGAGTCAAGAAAAAAACTGATTCCTTTATACAAACAAAAAGGAAGTTTTGATAATGCAGTAAAAGAACTCGCAGCATTAGGAGAAATATTTCTGCTTTCAGAAAGCAGCCAGCCAAAAGATGCATTGAAATGCTATCAAGAGGCGCTTCAGATACAACCAGATAATGCTGAGATACAAGAAAAAATAGCAGACATTGAAAGCGAACTGGGGGAAAAACCCTCAGCTAAAACAGCAGCTGAAAAACCCATTGAAGAATCGCTCGCAGAGGCTGATATATTTGTAAGATATGGATTATACGAAGAAGCAAAAACTTTGCTTGAAAAATTAAAAATTTTGCATCCTGATAATATCGAAGTGCATACTAAGCTCAAATCTTTATACATCGATACAAATGACAAAGAACTTGCTGTAACTGAATGTCTGATACTTGCTGAAATCCATACGAGAAGCGGCGATACAAACTTAAGAGATGTAATATTCAAGGAAGCATATGATATAAATCCCGAAGATCCAAGACTCGTTGAGCATGCACCCAGACATGAGACTGATACATTCTCTAAAGAAAGTTTCGCAGGGAAGGGAACAACAAGGGAAATGCACCAGACATTGGAAGACTACAGCGAGGAGATGGCAGAGGCGGAATTCTATTCCAGACAGGGCCTTTATGATGAAGCGCGAGGCATATGTTATCGTCTGCAGAAAATATTCCCTGACAATAAAATAATAAAGCAAAAACTCGCGTCTCTTGACACTGCTGCAATGGAAGCTAAAGAAGAAGAAACAATCAAAGAACCAAAAAAGACGATTGAAGCCGAAAAGACTGAATCCACATTTTCTGAGATGTCCATGGAAGATATCGGCATAAACAGCATTTTTGAATCACATGAAGCATCTGAGCCAAAACTTGAGAATGATGTAAAAGATATATTTGATGAATTTAAAAAAGGCCTGGAAAAAGAATTAGGTGCAGGAGATGCAGAGACTCATTACAACCTTGGCATTGCATATAAAGAGATGGGACTTACTGAAGATGCGATAAGGGAATTTCAAATGGCTAAAAACGATCCCAAGATATCTGTATCTGCGACAAATATGCTGGGTCTCTGTTATATGACAAAGGGACTGTTTGATATGGCTGTCGAGGCATTCAGCAGTGTGATTAAAAATATAACGACAAGAGATGAGGGCTATTGGGGCGTAAAATACGATCTTGCAGAATCACATGAAAAGAATGGTAATATAAAAGAAGCGTCTGAACTATATAAAGATATCTACGGCTGGAATTCAAAGTTCAGAAATGTTTCTGAAAAGATAAATTCATTACAGACAGCGTATACAACGAATACCTCGACAAAACCAATTGTCGAGGAAAAATTAAAACTTAGAGAAGAAAAAATAAAGATAAAAGAAGAAAAAGAAAAATTGAAAGAAGAAAAACAAAAGAAAAAAAAGGAGAGAGTTTCTTATCTGTAAAACATGGACTATTTACAACACTATAATTTAAAAGAACATCCGTTTTCGAACATAGTCGATAACAGATTCTACTATAAAGGTTCCCAGCATTCCGAGGCGCTCGTAAAACTTAAGTATGCGATAACATCGAAGAAAGGCCTTGCAGTTGTAATCGGAGATATAGGCACCGGCAAAACTACTCTTGCAAGAAGACTGCTCGACGAATTGGATGAGCAGACATATGAAGCAGTTCTTCTTGTTGTAGTGCATTCAGCAGTAAGCGCTGATTGGCTCCTTAAAAAACTTGCGATCCAGCTTGGCGTAGATGATGCAAAGGAAGACAAGATCGAGATCCTGAGCAGGATTTACAAAAGACTTATCGAGATTGGAGAAGACAGCAAAACAGTCGTAATAATAATGGACGAAGTTCAGATGCTGAACTCAAAAGAGATTATGGAAGAGTTCAGAGGACTCCTGAACATGGAAATGCCGCAAGGGAAGATGGTTAATTTTATTTTTTTTGGGCTACCTGAACTGGACAATGTTCTGGCGCTTGATGAACCGTTAAGACAGCGTGTAGCTGTAAGGATAAAACTTGAGTCTCTGTCTGAAGAAGGCACAAGAGAATACATCCTGCACAGGCTTCAAGTAGCAGGCAGTTTAAGAAATCCATTTACTTCTGGAGCGCTTAAATTGATATATCAATATTCAAAAGGCGTTCCAAGAATTATAAATGCAATCTGTGACAATGCACTGCTTGACGGCTATCTTTTTAAAACAGTTTCAATCGATGAAAAAATTATAAATGCTGTTGCAGTTGATCTTGGTATTGTCAATAAATAAAAATAATATCCTTTATTTTAAGCCTTACTGTATATTTCAATAGTTTAATGCGCATCTTTGATTGATACCATATTCCATCTGTCCTGATAGGCTCTTCATAGAAAATACTCAGCTCCCTGCCTTCATTAAGTTCTATTGTTTGGGTCACTGGCAGCATTGTGCTCTTATCAACAGAAATATATTGTGAAGAATTATTTATAGTGTAAGTTCTTTCAAATTCGGCAATATTGTAGTTCTTAATGAGCCACCACATAATACTGCTTCGGAGTCCGTTTATGAGTATAAGGCTTTGGTTCTTGCTCCTCTCCGGCTTGCTGGTTATCACGCCGTTTTCTTCTTTGATCTCGCCTACGAGAAATCCCATTGAATATATTCTTAGATTTAATGTCTTCTCAGTAATTTCCGCCGCAGCCTCCCCTGACATTGTGCTGTCATCTTTTTCAAATTCAACTGAGAATATTGCTTCAACACGCTTTATTCTCTGCCGCTCAGCAAGAAGAACAGAAAGTGCAGGTTTTTCAATTTCAGGGAGTTCAATTTTTTTTGTTGCGCATGAAAGCAATGATATTGTGAACAATATAATTATGATTAATCTTATCTCTTGCATGCAATGTGAAAAAATGTTGCTTCCTTTTTATCTGATTTTTTCTATACAAGCGCCTCTAGCGCTTCTTCGACATTCTTTACGCCTATTATTTCAATGCCAAACGAATCCTTGATCCTTTCAGAATTCATCTTGGACATTATTGCCTTTTTAAACCCGATCTTTGATCCCTCTCTGATCCTCAGCTCACCATGTGCAACAGCCCTTATTTCTCCTGACAGACCTACTTCTCCAAAAACAAAAGTTTTAGGATCGATAGGCCGTTCTTTTAAAGAAGACGCGATCGTTGCTATTATGCCAAGATCTATTGCAGGCTCGATAATCTTAAGTCCGCCTACAACATTTATGAAAATATCCATTCCGCCAAGATGGCAGCCTGCTCTTTTCTCCAGTACTGCAGTAAGAAGATTTACCCTGTTATAGTCAACGCCTATACTCGTCCTTCTGGGCATCCCAAAGGTTGTTTGAGAAACAAGCGCCTGCACTTCAACCATAACCGGCCGTGTTCCTTCAATGCTTGCAACAACTGTAGAGCCTGATACATTGATCGGTCTTTCAGACAAAAATAATTCTGATGGATTTTCTATCTGAGAAAGACCATTATCTGTCATCTCAAAAACACCTATCTCATTTGTGGAACCAAATCTGTTTTTAACAGTGCGGATAATTCTGTAAGGATGTCCTCTGTCTCCCTCAAAATAAAGCACTGTATCAACTATATGCTCCAGAACTCGAGGTCCTGCTATAGCGCCTTCTTTTGTCACATGCCCAACTATAAAGATCGGGATATCAGATCTTTTTGCAAACAGCATCAGCCTTGCAGCGCACTCTCTGACCTGACTTACAGAGCCCGGGGCTGATAAAATCTCTTCTGTATACATCGTCTGGATAGAATCCACTACTATCACGCCTGGATTCAGTTTGGATGAAGAGTCTATCACGCTCTCAAGGGAGGTTTCAGGGAAGACCATTATTTTATCTGAATCGATAGATAATCTTTCTGCTCTTAGTTTTATCTGTTCTGGAGATTCTTCTCCTGAAACATAGAGGACTGTGCCGCATTTTTTAGACAAGCCTGCTATTGCTTGAATGAGTATTGTTGATTTGCCGATTCCGGGATCACCGCCTACAAGAATCACAGAGCCTGATATAACACCTCCGCCCAGAACCCTGTCTAGTTCCTTGATGCCTGTTGATATCCTGTCTTCTCTTATGCTTTCTATTGAATTAAGCGGCTGGAGCTCTGGTCTGCCCGGAGAAGATCTCCTTGATTGTTTGGCTTCTTTTCTCTCTTCAACAAGGGTATTCCATTCACCGCAATCAGGACATTTGCCAAGCCATTTCGGACTTGCATATCCACACGCTTGGCACTGATAAAAGGTTTTCGCTTTAGCCATTTACAATCTCAGTGCCTATGCCTTCTTTTGTGAATATCTCTAATAGCAGACAATGCGGAATCCTGCCGTCAACAATATGCGTTTTTTTAACACCGTTTTCAACCGCCTTTATACATGCCTGAACTTTTGGAAGCATTCCGCCTGAGATAGTGTTGTCCTCGATTAATTTTTTAATTTCTTTTTTTGAAAGAGTCGAGATTGTAACGCCCTTCTTATCTTTAATCCCTTGCACATCAGTAAGAAGAATCAGTTTTTCAGCCTTTATCTCAGAAGCAACAGCAGCTGATACATAATCAGCATTTATATTCAGGGTCTCTTCCTTCTCCCCAACACCAATTGGTGAAATAACCGGGATAAATCCTTCGTTCTTAAGACTCTGAAGCACCTCGGCATTTATACTTGCAACTTCACCAACAAGACCTATGTCTATTATCTCCTCTTCGTTTTCTTCGGACAAGACTTTTTTCATTAATTTCTTTTTTGCTTTTATGAGCTTCCCGTCTTTCCCGCTTAATCCGATTGCCTTTCCGCCGTGCTTGTTTATCATCGAAACGATTTCTTTGTTCACAAGCCCGCCAAGCACCATCTCGACAATATCCATCGTCTCTTTGTCAGTGACACGCTGGCCATGAACAAACTCGGGTTTCTTTCCCATCTTTTCCATTGTTGAACTTATCTTTGGTCCTCCTCCGTGAACAACAACAGGCCTGATGCCTATGAAGCTGAGAAGTGCTATATCCTGTGCAAAGGCGTCCTTCAAAGATTCCTCAACCTGCGCAGCGCCTCCGTATTTGATAACAACAGTCTTTCCTGAAAAATTTCTAATATATGGCAATGCCTCGATCAAAACATTCGCCTTTGTAATTATGTCCTTCATCGTTTTTTCTCCATGCATGGTATACAGACCATCCTGCTGTTCTTAATTCTTATTCTCGGCTCCATGGTCTTTTCTCCGCACCTCTGACAACTGATGCTGGGGTAAATCCTCGCCTCATCCGGCAAGTCAATCTTAATATGCTTTACCTTGAAAAGTTCTTTATCGCCTGCCTTTAAAATCGCATCTATCTTTTTTGTCTTTCGCGCATGAACTGCCTTTATTACAGCAGGTGTGTGTTCGCCCTTCATATATCTATTCCACATCTCTTTTTCTTTTTCTGTTTCAGCAGGCGAGGTCCATACAATAGAAATCCTTATAGCCTTGTGAGAAGGTCTTTTTATGAATGTATATACCTGTTTGCCGTAATCATTAAATATAAGATTCCCCTTTCCAAAAGTGCACCCTGTCATTGCCTGAACAGCATCAACAGCGCATGAATTATTCTCAACTATTGCGACAATCTCTTCATCTTCTGACTTTTTGCCAAGTTCTTTTAATGCAAGCAATGACACCCTGTATCCCAGAACAAGCCCAGGACATATATGACCGTGAAACTTTACAACTTCATTTATTTTTTTCATAGATGGATTTTATAATAAAAAAAGAATTTTTGGTAGGGATTTGATATTTGAAAAAAAATTTAGTCATGCTAAACTGAGAACATGAAAAGATATTTCTTTCTTGTTATTACTTTATTCATCCTCTTGCCTGCATGCAGGCCTGTGATCAGCAGAAATGTCATGGACATGGCAGCCTTCAATCCTTCACTTGCAGATCTCAATGCATCTTCTGCTTCTTTCAAGGGTAATTTGTTTGTCTTTGGAGGAAAAATAATCAATACCAGGCTTACCAAAGACGGTTCGCTAATAGAGGCTCTTTATGTCTCGGTCAGCTCAAAAGGATATATTAAAGATTATGACAAACAATCCCTCAGATTTTTGGCGCTTATGCCAAAAGAAAAAGGAATTCTCGATCCTCTAATATTCAAAAAAGACATGGAGATAACAATAGCTGCAATTTACAGAGGCACGAAAACAGAAAAACTCGAGGAGCTGGATTATCAATACAGTTATTTTGAGATCACAGAGATATATCTCTGGCAGGAGCAGCAATATAATTTCCGCTATGATCCTTATCCATTCTGGTTATATGATCCATGGTACTATCCACGATACCCTCGTCATTAGTTAAAAAATTTCAGTTATATTTTTTCTTCATAGTGCGTAATCAATACTCCATATCCCTCATCGGCAAGCGTCTTTGCGAGATTCTGAGCTTCTTCTTTCTGATTGAATTTCCCGATTCTGACTCTGTAATACTTTGCATCATTTATATCAGCGCTAGTCACATACACATTAGTATATTTAAATTCAAGCGCAGCCTTAAGACGTGTTGCATTAGAAAGCTCTTTAAAGGAACCGATTTGTATAGTATACGGTCCGCCCTTCCCTGATGAAGGAATATACTTAACGTATTTTACATAACGCGTATCCCTGTCAATATAATCAATCCTCACCTTGCCTGTTCCGGTGCCTATGATATCTATCTCTTTTGCACATGTATATGAAAGGTCCAGGTCTCTTCCTGCGACAAAAGGCCCTCTGTCATTTACAGTGCACTCAACAGCTTTTCCATTATTTATATTAGTCACCTTGAGTTTTGTGCCAAATGCATATTCTTTATGTGCGCATGTCTTTGCATACATATTATAAGGTTCTCCTGATGCTGTCGGCTTCCCATGAAAATCAGACCCATACCAAGAAGCAACTATATACTTTGATTCGATGGGAGCCTCTTTGGGAATTGTCTTAGGGAAACTTTCAATCGTAGAATCCTGATAAGGTTTGTACTTTACAACACATGCTGAAAGCAGTAAAAGCATTACACAAAAAAAAGTACAGCTCAATTTTCTCAATCCTGCATTTTTCATCTCTGACCTCATAGTATGTACCTGCTTAAGTCTTCGTCTTTTACTATATCGCTTAATTTGCCTTTTACATAGTCTTTGTCAATATTCAGGCTGCTGTTCTTTTTCTCAGGCGCCTCGAATGAAATATCTTCAAGAAGTTTTTCAAGCACTGTGTGCAGTCTTCTTGCTCCTATATTTTCTGTCTTCTCATTCACAACAGCCGCTATTTCTGCAATCTCCTCTATTGAATCTTTTCTAAATTCCAGATTCACATCTTCTGTTGCAAGCAATGCCGTATATTGTTTTGTAAGCGCATTATAAGGCTCTGTCAAAATTCTTATGAATTCATCCTTGCCCAAGGCATCGAGCTCAACCCTTATCGGAAATCTTCCCTGAAGTTCAGGGATCAGATCAGACGGTTTTGACATATGAAAAGCTCCTGCAGCGATAAATAATATATGTTCTGTTTTTACAGAACCGTGTTTTGTATTTACTGTCGTGCCTTCAACAACAGGAAGCAGGTCGCGCTGTACGCCTTCCCTTGACACGTCGGGTCCATTAGACTGTCCTCTGCCTGCAATCTTATCAATCTCGTCTATAAAAACTATTCCAGACTGCTGAACTCTTTCTATTGCCTCTCTCGTAACCTTATCCATATCAATAAGCCTATTTGCCTCGTCCTGTTTAAGTATGTTCAATGCCTCAGGAACTTTCATTTTTTTTCTCTTGGATCTTTCAGGCATAAGACCGCCAAGCATCTCTTTCATGTTTATCTCAAGTTCTTCCATACCTATATTCGAGATAACACCAAAAGGCATTGTTTTTTCTTTAACCTCCACATCAACATATCTGTTATCCAGCCTGTTGTCTCTTAACTGCTGCCTCAGTCTTTCTCTGGTCTCTTTGGTTTTTTCTTTATCTTCATCAGCAGGAGCAGAACCACGATTAGTGTTAATTTTTGAAGAAGGCAGCAGGAGGTCAAGGAGTTTTTCTTCTGCCATGGATTCTGCCTTTTCCTGAACTTTCTCAATATGCTCTGATTTGACCATGTTCAGAGATATTTCTGTCAGATCTCTTATCATTGATTCAACATCCCTGCCGACATAACCTACCTCTGTAAATTTTGAAGCCTCGATTTTAAGAAACGGCGCGCTGGCAAGTTTTGCAAGACGTCTTGCAATCTCTGTCTTGCCGACTCCTGTTGGTCCGATCATAATAATATTTTTAGGCAAAACCTCGTCTTTTAATTCAGGAGAAAGCTGCTGTCTTCTCCATCTGTTGCGAAGAGCTATTGCCACTGCCTTTTTCGCCTTGTTCTGCCCTATTATATATTTGTCCAGTTCTTCCACTATCTGTCTCGGGGTGAAATTCTCCATTAATACTCTCCTCAAGGATTATTTAGTTTATCTCTTCTATTGTTATGTTTGAATTTGTGTAAATGCAGATATCCGATGCAATCTTCATTGCTTTTTCAGCTATATCTTTTGCCGAAAGATTAGTATTCTCAAAGAGTGCCTTTGCAGCTGCAAGCGCAAAAGGACCGCCTGAACCTATTGCTGCAACGCCTTCCTCAGGCTCAATGACATCACCTGTGCCTGATAAAATAAATGTATGCTCCTTATCCGCTATTATCAAAAGCGCTTCGAGTCTTCTTAATACCTTGTCTGTCCTCCAGTCCTTTGCAAGCTCAACGGCAGCTCTTTTTATATTACCCCTGTATGATTCTATTTTTGCCTCGAATCGTTCGAACAAGGTAAATGCATCTGCAGTTGCGCCTGAAAATCCTGCGGCTATTTTATCGTTATACATAAGCCTTATTTTTTTTGCATTGCGCTTCAGGACTGTATTTCCCATTGTAACCTGTCCGTCTCCTGCAACTGCAACACTGCCATTACGTCTCACACAGAGTATTGTTGTTCCTCTAAACATTTTATGCTCCTTTAAACAAATAAATAGTAATTACTATTTTACAGCAAAAGATATTCAAATTTATTTAATGGATGTTTTGCTGAGCTACTTTTTCTTTTCTTTTGCGAGCGGATGGGCATTGTCATAAGTTTCCATTAAATGGGTTATATCAAGATGCGTATATTTCTGAGTTGTTGACAGAGAAGAATGACCCAGAAGCTCTTGAATAACCCTGAGGTCTGCGCCTCCCTGAAGCAAATGGCTCGCAAATGTATGCCTTAGCACATGAGGCCCTATCCTTCCGCTGATGCCGATAGCCCTTGCGTATTTTATTACTATACGTCTCACACTTCTGTCTGTCAGCCTTGTGCCGTTCCTGTTAAGGAAAAAGGAGTTGTCTCTTTTTTTAAGCAGAACTCTCTCAGTTACATATGATCTTATTGCCTCTATTGCTTTTTTTCCAACAGGCACGATTCTTTCTTTCTTCCCCTTGCCTCTGACTTTGACAAGTTCTTCCCTGAGATTCATATCCTCTATATTCAATCCAACAAGCTCGCTGACGCGCAGGCCGCTTGAATAAAGAAGCTCCAGTATTGCCCTGTCCCTTGCCTGCAGGAATCCTATTTCTTCAGGTTTTTCCACAAGCGAAAACACATCGTCCACTGAAAGAAACTTAGGAAGAATCTTCGGCAGTTTTGGAGTCGAAACAAGTTTGGCAGGATTTGTCTTAATATAGCCTTCACGATATAGAAACTTCAAAAATGACCTTACTGTTGCAAGCCTTCTGCCCACAGTTGTTTTTTTACGGCCTTCATTAATCTGTGATGCAACAAAGCCTCTGACATCACCTAAGTCTATAGCTTTAATCTCTGATTTTATATCCCTGAAAAATAGTTCGAGGTCCTCTCTGTATGCCCTGAGAGTATGTAAAGACGCTCCTCTCTCTACTTCAAGAAAGCGGAGAAATTTTTCGATATATCCTTTATTTTTATCCATGAAATATTGTAAGTCCCAAAATGCCATTATTGCAACAAGATAACGACTTATAGAACATCATCCGGCAAAATAATGCGCTATAATTAAAATAATGCTGAATTTAGCCTCGATTGATATTGGCTCGAACACACTCCGTCTCCTTATAGGAAGGATAAAAGACAATACTATCATCCGCGAAAGATGCGAGATGAAGATCACACGCCTTGCCTCAAATATTTCTTCAACAGGAATATTACAAGACGAAAACATCGAAAAATCATTGTCGGTTCTCAAGGCATTTTCACTTCTCATTTCATCTTACAATGTCCCTCACGTCAAGGCTGTAGGCACAAGCGCTTTAAGGGAAGCTGAAAATTCTGATGAATTCAGAAAAAGGGCATTGTCAGAGACAGGCATACAAATTGAAATAGTCTCAGGCAAGGAAGAAGCAGAGCTTACTG
This genomic window from Nitrospiraceae bacterium contains:
- the rpsI gene encoding 30S ribosomal protein S9; this translates as MAEIKYNTTGRRKSSIARVDMYHGKGQITVNDKPLASYFPRETLQMMIRQPLELTGMVGKYDVVAKVVGGGLTGQAGALRHGIARALISIDSDFRLKLKKEGFLTRDPREKERKKYGQKGARKRFQFSKR
- the rplM gene encoding 50S ribosomal protein L13, which translates into the protein MKTKFAKKTDNEKKWYIVDAKELILGRLAVKVANYLRGKNKAVFTPNVDTGDFVVVVNAAKIKVTGNKLEDKIYYHHSGYPGGIKAVPLKKRLDTKPEQVIIDAVWGMLPKNRLGRMIIKKLKVYKGSEHPHKAQKPETLQ
- a CDS encoding tetratricopeptide repeat protein, producing MSDKASIIKEAQKYLARGQVDKAIIEWEKLSKEFPDGNTFNTIGDLYLKKNDKSHAVESFHKAARYFRNEGFSLKALALYKKILNLNPANTDALFALGELSEEKGISTDAIKYYLTCADILSKEGKKSAILKTYDKILNLSPSNIPLRTKVAELFLKEGLSVEAAKEYLSIARLHEDKEDFSNTEKYFKKTLEINPGNKEAMSGLSALAEKTGDSKKSADYLKDALEISPDDLELNLKYSEQMIAQGKQSSAISYLNKVLQAEPTNIKARKLMGELYLKEGDKQKAWGEYSRIIDEIIFSEKTEEAIEILNNFKDTEPVESRKKLIPLYKQKGSFDNAVKELAALGEIFLLSESSQPKDALKCYQEALQIQPDNAEIQEKIADIESELGEKPSAKTAAEKPIEESLAEADIFVRYGLYEEAKTLLEKLKILHPDNIEVHTKLKSLYIDTNDKELAVTECLILAEIHTRSGDTNLRDVIFKEAYDINPEDPRLVEHAPRHETDTFSKESFAGKGTTREMHQTLEDYSEEMAEAEFYSRQGLYDEARGICYRLQKIFPDNKIIKQKLASLDTAAMEAKEEETIKEPKKTIEAEKTESTFSEMSMEDIGINSIFESHEASEPKLENDVKDIFDEFKKGLEKELGAGDAETHYNLGIAYKEMGLTEDAIREFQMAKNDPKISVSATNMLGLCYMTKGLFDMAVEAFSSVIKNITTRDEGYWGVKYDLAESHEKNGNIKEASELYKDIYGWNSKFRNVSEKINSLQTAYTTNTSTKPIVEEKLKLREEKIKIKEEKEKLKEEKQKKKKERVSYL
- a CDS encoding AAA family ATPase, with amino-acid sequence MDYLQHYNLKEHPFSNIVDNRFYYKGSQHSEALVKLKYAITSKKGLAVVIGDIGTGKTTLARRLLDELDEQTYEAVLLVVVHSAVSADWLLKKLAIQLGVDDAKEDKIEILSRIYKRLIEIGEDSKTVVIIMDEVQMLNSKEIMEEFRGLLNMEMPQGKMVNFIFFGLPELDNVLALDEPLRQRVAVRIKLESLSEEGTREYILHRLQVAGSLRNPFTSGALKLIYQYSKGVPRIINAICDNALLDGYLFKTVSIDEKIINAVAVDLGIVNK
- the radA gene encoding DNA repair protein RadA; this encodes MAKAKTFYQCQACGYASPKWLGKCPDCGEWNTLVEERKEAKQSRRSSPGRPELQPLNSIESIREDRISTGIKELDRVLGGGVISGSVILVGGDPGIGKSTILIQAIAGLSKKCGTVLYVSGEESPEQIKLRAERLSIDSDKIMVFPETSLESVIDSSSKLNPGVIVVDSIQTMYTEEILSAPGSVSQVRECAARLMLFAKRSDIPIFIVGHVTKEGAIAGPRVLEHIVDTVLYFEGDRGHPYRIIRTVKNRFGSTNEIGVFEMTDNGLSQIENPSELFLSERPINVSGSTVVASIEGTRPVMVEVQALVSQTTFGMPRRTSIGVDYNRVNLLTAVLEKRAGCHLGGMDIFINVVGGLKIIEPAIDLGIIATIASSLKERPIDPKTFVFGEVGLSGEIRAVAHGELRIREGSKIGFKKAIMSKMNSERIKDSFGIEIIGVKNVEEALEALV
- the argB gene encoding acetylglutamate kinase, giving the protein MHGEKTMKDIITKANVLIEALPYIRNFSGKTVVIKYGGAAQVEESLKDAFAQDIALLSFIGIRPVVVHGGGPKISSTMEKMGKKPEFVHGQRVTDKETMDIVEMVLGGLVNKEIVSMINKHGGKAIGLSGKDGKLIKAKKKLMKKVLSEENEEEIIDIGLVGEVASINAEVLQSLKNEGFIPVISPIGVGEKEETLNINADYVSAAVASEIKAEKLILLTDVQGIKDKKGVTISTLSKKEIKKLIEDNTISGGMLPKVQACIKAVENGVKKTHIVDGRIPHCLLLEIFTKEGIGTEIVNG
- a CDS encoding FmdE family protein is translated as MKKINEVVKFHGHICPGLVLGYRVSLLALKELGKKSEDEEIVAIVENNSCAVDAVQAMTGCTFGKGNLIFNDYGKQVYTFIKRPSHKAIRISIVWTSPAETEKEKEMWNRYMKGEHTPAVIKAVHARKTKKIDAILKAGDKELFKVKHIKIDLPDEARIYPSISCQRCGEKTMEPRIRIKNSRMVCIPCMEKKR
- a CDS encoding Slp family lipoprotein — protein: MKRYFFLVITLFILLPACRPVISRNVMDMAAFNPSLADLNASSASFKGNLFVFGGKIINTRLTKDGSLIEALYVSVSSKGYIKDYDKQSLRFLALMPKEKGILDPLIFKKDMEITIAAIYRGTKTEKLEELDYQYSYFEITEIYLWQEQQYNFRYDPYPFWLYDPWYYPRYPRH